From a region of the Lactuca sativa cultivar Salinas chromosome 4, Lsat_Salinas_v11, whole genome shotgun sequence genome:
- the LOC111877753 gene encoding chlorophyll a-b binding protein P4, chloroplastic has translation MKSVLQKVTQTEIFNSPQQHNPQTPSFIPPENMATVTQASVAVFRPCASRSSFLSGSQGKLNRALAVKPATSSSSSFKIEAKKGQWLPGLASPGYLDGSLAGDNGFDPLALAEDPENLKWFVQAELVNGRWAMLGVAGMLLPEVLTSAGILNVPKWYDAGKSEYFASSSTLLVIEFILFHYVEIRRWQDIKNPGSVNQDPIFKSYSLPPNEVGYPGGIFNPLNFAPTAEAKDKEIANGRLAMLAFLGFVVQHNVTGKGPFDNLLQHLSDPWHNTIVQTLSGN, from the exons ATGAAATCAGTTCTACAAAAGGTGACACAAACAGAAATCTTCAACTCACCTCAACAACACAATCCACAAACCCCTTCTTTCATCCCGCCGGAAAACATGGCCACCGTCACACAAGCCTCAGTCGCCGTTTTCCGGCCATGCGCCTCAAGATCCAGCTTCCTTTCCGGATCACAGGGAAAATTAAACCGAGCATTGGCTGTCAAACCTGCCACCTCTTCGTCTTCCTCATTCAAGATTGAAGCCAAGAAAGGTCAATGGCTACCTGGGTTGGCCTCACCTGGTTACCTTGACGGAag TCTTGCAGGAGATAATGGATTTGATCCACTTGCCTTGGCAGAGGACCCTGAGAACTTGAAGTGGTTTGTACAAGCTGAGCTTGTGAATGGGAGGTGGGCCATGTTGGGTGTCGCCGGAATGCTATTGCCGGAGGTTTTGACAAGCGCTGGCATACTCAATGTTCCTAAGTGGTACGACGCCGGAAAGTCTGAATACTTTGCATCGTCCTCGACTTTGTTGGTTATTGAGTTCATCTTGTTCCACTACGTAGAGATCAGAAGGTGGCAAGACATCAAGAATCCAGGAAGTGTTAATCAAGATCCAATCTTTAAAAGCTACAGCTTGCCTCCTAACGAAGTTGGGTACCCAGGTGGCATATTTAACCCCCTAAATTTTGCACCAACAGCTGAAGCCAAGGATAAAGAGATTGCCAATG GGAGACTGGCAATGTTGGCGTTCTTGGGATTCGTGGTTCAACACAATGTGACTGGGAAAGGGCCATTTGATAACCTATTGCAACACTTGTCGGACCCATGGCACAACACCATTGTCCAAACACTTTCTGGAAACTAA